The Veillonellaceae bacterium sequence CGTGAGGCGGTGGAGTAAGAAGTTCTTTGCTAGTAACTTTGCCCTGACCGACAGTTATTATGGCAAATTGCTCGCAGTGGCCAAAATGCGCACATAGTTGGCCGTTTACTAAAGGAATAGCTATTTTCATATCCATATCAGCCCTTTTATTTTGTTTATTAATAACGTTATTAATAATGATTTGCATCTCTTTTTGCACGGGGGTGTTTAAATCGCTGTTTGGCATTCCTGAGTCTCCCGCTGCCGCAACCGAGGGATCGATAGGAAGCCGGCCGAGAAATGGGATTCCCCATTCTTGAGCAGTTTTAGCACCGCCGCCGGCTTTAAAGATTTCGTGGACACTGCCGCAAGAAGGACAGACAAAACCACTCATATTTTCGACGATTCCAAGGACCTCCATATTCACTTTTTTACAGAAATTCAAAGATTTACGCACATCAGCCAGAGAAATCTCCTGAGGGGTTGTAACAACAACAGCTTTGCAGTCGGGAATAGTCTGGGCAATGGTAAGCGGTTCATCGCCTGTACCCGGAGGGCTGTCGATGATAAGGTAATCAAGATTTCCCCAGAAGACATCGCTTAAAAATTGGCGAATGGCGCCTATTTTGACTGGGCCGCGCCAAATAATCGGTTGATCGGGTTGATCAAGAAGTCCTTGGATGGACAAGACCTTTAGATTTTCATCGTAAGGGAAAGGAATGGCTGTATTTCCAATGTAATTAAGTTTATGTCCGGTAAGGCCAAGCATACCTGCTATACTTGGGCCATGGATATCTACATCCAGCAATCCGACCTTAAAGCCGGCATTACTCAAACCTACGGCCAGATTGGCAGCAATTGTGCTTTTGCCGACTCCGCCTTTGCCGCTCATGACTAATAACTTATGCTTTACGTCTTGTAGAAAGCTGCTGATCTTCTCGTCTTGCTGCTTGGTAACATTGTCTTGGGTTTCACAGGACATTAGGTAACATCTCCTTAATTACTTTTTAAAATCAATTGCATTTGGGACATTTAATTTTATTAACTTCCCAGCGGTTAATAATGCCGGGATTTTATCAGCCGTTAATTTGTCGCCAGTATCCCCGACCGAATATACCTTAAGCCCGTTGGCATTTAAAATCCTAAAAGCTTTTGGGCCGACATGACCGGTTATAAGCATTTCGGCCCCAAGCTCCAAAATATTTCGAGCCGCATGGATTCCTGTTCCGTTGGATTCGACTAAATTTTGGCTGATATGGGCTTCCCAACTGCCGGTCTGAGTATCATGAATTATAAGATACTCGGCTCGCCCAAAACGAGGGTCGATTAACGAAGACTTATCTTGACCGTGGGAAGTAATCGCTATTCTCATTTATAACCTCCTTTCAAGTGTCATCCTTTAAACCTAGGCGCTTATTTCTCCAATAGCCGGAATATATTGCTACAAGTGGGTTGTGAGCCAGTAACCTGTCTTTTGCAACCAAGGCTGATACAAAAGCTTTTATCTCCTTACATGATGCGCAGCGCATTCTGTCGCTCCTCCAGTTAAAGGAATAACCTAACATTGTGTAATCACTCTCGATTTCTTTTAGAAACATATTTCATAACTAAGTTAAAAAAATTAGCTCCTTGTATGGTCGCGGCTGATATTAGATGACTGGCATATAGGACAGTCAAGGTCTTTTGCGCTTTGTCCGGTTCCATACGGAAGGGACCAATTATGCTGGCATTCATGACAAACAAAGTAACGCAGGCCCTGCTTACACCGGTGAACTACGCGAAAATTCCCGCCTTCAATTCGCAAAGCCCAGCCTTGCCAGAGTGCTGTGGCAATTTTTTTATGGGCGGCGTTGACTATCCGGTTAAACGTTGGAGCTGAAACTCCCATTCGCTTGGCGGCGCTAGCTTGATCAAGCTGTTCAACATCTGATAAGCGTATTGCTTCCATTTCTTCGATATTCAGGACGATTTCTTCTATGCTCTTGAGCGGAACTCCTGATGGCTTATAACTTGTAACTGTCGGCAATTGTTCCACTTGGCGTTCTTTTTGTGGTCGAACCATAGGACACTCCTTTATGAAATATATTTCAATTAAATCTTATTGCTTTCTATTTTAAATGTCAAGAATGTACTTATAATTTTATAAATGTTTTTGAAAATAGTTTAAATCCAAGTCTGCTGCAGCTGATAATTGAGGATGGCCGACCGCAGGGCAGATACACCTAAATTTGAGCAATGTTGCTTTTGCTCCGGCAAACCATCTAACGCATCAATAATATCCTGCTGTGTAATTTTCCTTGCCTCATCGAGGCTCTTTCCCTTGGCCAAGACAGTCGTCATACTGCTTGTGGCAACCGAAGCCGTGCACCCGTAAACAAGAAAACTTATATCTTGTATTATTCCGTGATTAACTTTGATAAAAATTTTTAGATGGTCGCCGCAGCTTGGATCGCCGGCGATTCCGATGCTGTCGGCATCTGCCATATTGCCGATATTTTGAGGGGTGAGAAAGTGATCAATCACTTTTTGAGTATACAGCCAAATCACCTCCACTTTTTTAGAGTTAGGGAAATATATTTCATATTATATGTTGGTTTTTGCAGTGTATTCATAGTTTCCTAGTCTGCTGAGGATTACGGACCCAGTAAAAGCGGACTTTAAGCTGATGATTATTTCAATATATTACAGGTATAATTAGGGTAGCGATTACGCCGCCTGAAGGCAACCGGCACAGGAGGGCTGTATAAATGGAAGTCAAAAATATTACTAAGAATATATTGTTGGCTGATAATGCTGCGCTGGCCAATACCTTTTTCAGCCGCTTGCGCGGGCTGCTTGGGACTAAAAGGCTTGAGCAGGGTGCTGGTTTGATTATTAAGCCCTGTAGCAGTATTCACACCTTCGGGATGGCCTATAGTATAGATGTTCTATTTGTTGATAAAAATAATTGCGTTTTAAAGGCTGCCGGCGATATCAGGCCTGGCCGGATGGCTGCCTGTTCAGGTAGTGTGTATGTCATCGAACTTCCAGCTGGCACTGCGGCTCGAACGGGTACAACAGCCGGAGATCTGATAAGGCTTAGCATAAATTGAAAATTATTATGAAGTTATTCACAAAGTAGGGTATAATAGGCAGGTAGATAGAGATGACGTGAGAGTATCTTAGCTAAGGAGGCGCGAACGGTGCAGTGGACTAAGCAGCTTGAAACCCCGCTGTTAGCGGCGATGCTAAATTATGTGAATGACGGCGTAGTACCATTTCATACGCCCGGTCATAAACAAGGCAAGGGTATGCATGCCAGTCTTGAGAAGATTATCGGTCGGGATACTTTGGCGCTTGACTTGGCGCTAATGGAAGAATTGGACGATTTCCACGAGCCGCATGGCTGTATTAAGGCAGCGCAGGATTTGGCTGCTGAGCTTTATGATGCCGATCATAGTTTTTTTGTTCTTAATGGTACAACAGGCGGTATTTACGCAATGATTCTTACGATTGCCGGTCCGGGGGACAAACTCATTGTGCCGCGCAACGCCCACCGCTCAATTATTGGCGGAATTATTTTAAGCGGCGCGACACCTGTCTTTATCCAGCCCGAAGTTGACCATGAACTTGGCCTGGCAATGGGGGTCCGTGCTGAGACAGTCGAAGCAGCACTTAAACAGCATCCTGATGCTAAAGGTGTTTTGATAATTAATCCAACCTATTACGGGGTTGCGACTGACTTGAAAAAAATTGTCGATTTGGTTCATGCTCACGATATGCCCGTAATTGTCGATGAAGCTCATGGGCCGCATTTAAAGTTTTGCGATGCACTGCCTATTTCGGCGCTTGACGCCGGCGCAGATATTTGTGCCCAGAGCACTCATAAAATTATTGGCGCTATGACGCAATGTTCGATGGTACATTGCCGGGAAGACCGGATAAATGTGCCTCGGCTAAAAGCTATGCTGCAGCTAGTTCAATCAACTAGCCCCAATTATATCCTAATGGCTTCGCTTGATATTGCCAGAATGCAGATGGCAACGGAGGGAAGTGCCCTCATCGAAAAAGCAGTGAAATTAGCTAGCTGGGTACGAAACGAAATTAATAAAATCCCCGGGTTATATTCGTTTGGTGAGGATAAAATCGGCAATCCCGGTTTTTATAGTTTTGACGCAACCAAGGTAACTGTTACTGTAAAAGGTTTAGGTATGCGCGGCGCTGAAGCGGAACGGATTCTGCGTCATAAATATAAAGTACAAGTCGAACTGTCTGATATGTATAACATTTTGTTTTTAATAACACTGGGAGATTCTGAACAAGAGGCTCGCGTTTTAGTTAATGCTCTGCGAGATATGGCCGCTAACTATGCCCGGGATTGTGATTTTTCTGAACTGGACGCTTGTAAAAATATTCCCTATCCGGCAGCGCCCGAAGGTGTTATATCACCGCGCGATGCCTTGTTCGGCAACACCTGTAAGGCAGCTTTTGATAAATCCGCCGGCCTAATTTGCGCTGAAATCGTAACTTTTTATCCTCCTGGTATACCGCTCTTATGTCCTGGTGAGCGGATAAGCCAAGAGATTATTGACTATTGCCGGAGTCTGCAGCGAGCCGGTCTTCACATATCAGGCCCCGAAGACTATATGCTGAAAACCATCAAGGTTGTCGATTGAGTGTGGGGGATAGAATGGGTAAAATATTCTGTTTGATGGGCAAGAGCAGTTCGGGAAAAGATACTATTTTTAAGGCGCTTAAAGAGGATAAGGACTTAAATTTGAAACCCATTGTTCCATATACTACTCGGCCGCAGCGGGCTAACGAAGTTGATGGTGTCGACTACTGCTTTATTGATCAGGCCGCACTGGAAGACTTTTGCCAGGCAGGTAAAATTATTGAACAGCGGGAATACGACACTGTCAAAGGTAAATGGTATTATGCTACTGTCAATGACGGACAGGTTGATCTCTCTAAGGATAACTATCTCCTGATTGGTACGTTGCCGGCATATAAAAGTTTACAGGCCTATTTTGGCTCGAACAGTATAGTGCCGATCTATATTGAGGTAGAGGATGCAGTCAGGCTTGAGCGGGCTTTAAATAGGGAGAAGAAACAGCCGCAGCCTAATTACAATGAAATGTGCCGCCGGTTTTTAGCTGACAGCAGCGACTTTAGCTCTGCTAAGCTAGCCGAATGCAATATTATAAAATGCTATTATAATAATGAACTTGATGAGTGTATTGGTAAAATCAAAACCGATATACTTAATGAAATCAGTAATTAGATCTAAGAGATTGGATTAAATGATCTTGCTAGTAAAAAAGACAGTGCCTCATTTAATATTAATGAGTCACTGTCTTTACCATTTCTACGCCGCTTGAACTTGCGGTGTCGTGCGGGTTGTAAGGTATACACCAAAGATTATCCATAGGCCACCGACGATTTCCCGCCAGCCGATATGCTCGTGCAGCAATACGACTGGTAAGGCCATGGCGGCTAAGGGAATTATATTAGTAAAGATAGCCGCGCGGCCCGGGCTGACTGTCGAGACGCCTTGATTCCACCAGTTCATGGCTAAAATACCACTGCCAATAATCATATTAGAGTTCGCTAGTGCCTTTTAATGATGCATTTATATGTTGGTGCCAGGCCAAAATTTGATTATTTCATATAAAAGAATTATAATTCTTTTATATAGTATTTTAACTTTGAAAGGGTAGAACCTGAGTGAAGATTAACAATTTGGGAGCCGCCAGTCCGCAGCCGATCATTGAACATGAGGTTAGCGGCAGGGTTGAAAAAAATGTTGGCTTTTTTGCGGCTGATTTGCGTCAGGCTGAGGATGGTCAATCTAAAGAACGGCTTAATTCCTTGCTGGATCAGATAACAAAGCAAGGTAAGCGATTAGGTCAAGTACCGACGTATTCTGAGCTTAAGACATACCGCGAGCTTGTGCGGCGTTTTGTTGGTGAGGCGGTAGGGAGAATGTACAGCTTGCATTCTAATGCCGGCTGGGACAGGCATGGCCGGCAGAAAATGTATACTATTATCAGGCAGATCGATGAAAAACTGGCCGGTTTGACTGAAGATGTCCGCCAAGGCCAGGAACGTCAGCTTGAGATTATGGCAAAACAAGACGCCATTCGCGGAATGCTTGTAGATTTATATATGTAAGCACGGCGAGGTGTTAAATGCAGTGGAATGAAATCGTCGGTCATGACGATAATATTAATGCTTTAAAAGCTATGCTGGAAAATGGCAGAGTACCGCATGCAATGCTATTTGCCGGGCCGGAAGGTGTGGGAAAGGCGGCTGTTGCAAATGTATTCGCGGCCGGTCTATTATGCACTGGCGGTGGCTTAAAGCCTTGTGGAGACTGTCCGTCCTGTCGTCGGGCGCAGAATATGAGTCACCCTGACTTGGTGGCTGTGTCTCCCGACGGAGCGTCGATCAAAATTGACCAGGTTCGGGAATTGCAGCGGGAAATAGCGTTGGCCCCTTACTATGGCCAGCGGCGGGTTGGAATTATTGATGCTGCTGAAACCATGACAACGCAGGCCGCTAACAGCCTGCTTAAAACTTTGGAAGAACCGGTTGGCAATACGGTATTTATCCTGCTGACGAGTGCGCGCCAGCAGCTTTTAGATACAATAATTTCACGTTGTCGGGTTTTGACCTTTCATGCGTTACCGAATGATGTTTTGAGCCGAGCTTTGGTTGGCCGGGGAATCAGCAGCGAGCAAGCAGATGCGGCGGCCCGGATAAGCGGCGGCCGGATGGGGGCGGCTCTTAGTCTGGCAAGTGAAGGCGGCCTCGCTGCCCGTGACCAGGCGGCTGAAATAGTTATGGCGCTGCCTAACTGGTCGCTGAAGGACGTTTGGGATACTGCCGCGCTTTTTGACAAGTTAGACCGCCAACAGGCTTTGGTTTTATATAAATATATGACGCTAGTCCTACGGGATATTTTGATATATTTAGCCTTGCAAGATAACAAATTGGAGTTTAATGTTGATATTGCCGGGCGACTGGCAACTGCCGCTCGCAACTGGAGTGAACAAAACCTATTGGTCGCTCTTGAAGCGGTGGAAACTGCCAGAAAGGCACTTGCGGCCAATGCTAATATCCGCCTGACCAGTGAGGCGTTGTTAATAAAGCTGCGTGACGCAGCAGGGGAGGAATAACGTGCAGACAGTTGTTGGTGTACGTTTCAAAAAGGCGGGAAAGGTATATTACTTTGACCCGGGCCAAGTTAAGATAACGGCCGGGGATTTTGTAATTGTAGAAACCGCACGGGGACTGGAATTCGGCGAGGTTGTAATCGGACCGCGCGATGTTCCTGAAAGTGAGATTGTAGCTCCATTAAAGACGGTTATTCGTAAAGCTACCCACCAGGACCAAGAAAAGGTCAAGGATAACCAAGCCAAAGAAAAAGAGGCATTTGCTATTTGTGAGCAGAAAATCAAAACTCATAATCTGCCGATGAATTTAGTCGACGTTGAGTATACTTTTGATGTTAATAAGATCATTTTTTACTTCACGGCCGAAGGTCGGATTGACTTTCGTGAGCTTGTTAAGGACCTAGCAGCTGTTTTTCGTACCCGTATTGAATTAAGGCAAATTGGTGTGCGCGATGAGGCCAAGATGATGGGTGGGATAGGCTGCTGCGGTCGATCGCTTTGCTGTTCAACTTTTTTAGGTGACTTTGAACCGGTGTCGATCCGAATGGCTAAGGATCAGAATTTATCGCTGAATCCTACCAAGATTTCCGGTATTTGCGGCAGGCTGATGTGTTGTCTGAAATACGAAAGCGATTGCTATACACAGACTTGTAAGAAAATCTTACCGCCTACAGTAGGCCGGTCAGTTATAACCGTGGAAGGCGAAGGTAAGGTTGTCTCAATAAATAACAACAAGAAAACTGCTGTTATTCAGCTTGAACAAGGCAAAAATGTTGTTGTTCCCTGGGAAGAGGTAGTGGAAAAAGAAGGCGATGAATAACAAGCTGCTTAATCCTGGTGAACGAATTGATGACCTAATCATAAATGACTTAAAGCTTATTCAGCATGAGCGGGAATTTCGGTTCTCGCTCGATGCTGTCCTATTGGCCCATTTCGCCAATATTCGTCATGGGGCAAGTGTAGTCGATTTAGGGACAGGCACCGGTGTTATCGGCATTCTGCTAACGGCGCTCGGGGCAGGCAAAGTAACCGGGCTTGAGATTAACCCCCGAATGGCCGATTCGGCGCAGCGCAGTGTAAAGCTGAACAGGCTTGAAGGCCGCATGCAGGTAATAAATGCCGATTTTCGTCAGCTGAAAGGTATTCTGCCGCCGGGTCAGTGGGACGTTGTTGTAGCCAATCCGCCGTATTGGCCGGTAGGCCAGGGGTTAATTAATCCTAAAGACACAATTGCTGCTGCGCGGCATGAAGTGACTGCCACTCTTGCAGATGTAGTGGAGGCCGCCCGGTATCTGGTTAAATACCGGGGCCGATTTGCTATGATACATATTCCCGAACGCATGGTTGAGATACTTTCAGCCATGAGCCAAGCCGGGCTTGAGCCTAAGCGGCTCAGGCTAGTTTATCCGGCAGTGGATAAGAAGCCGAATCTTATGCTAGTGGAAGGCATCCGCGGCGGCAGACCCGGTCTTGATGTTCTGGCTCCGCTTATAATCTATGACCAAAATGGGAATTATACCCCGGATATTATCGCCTACTATCCCCAGCAAAGGAAGTGATTGGTTGGACGAAAAAACCGGCACTTTATATCTATGCGCAACGCCGATTGGTAATCTCGAAGATATGACCTTTCGGGCAATCAATATTCTTAAACAAGTAGATCTTATCGGCGCTGAAGATACCAGGCATACTATAAAACTGCTCAATCATTTTGAAATCAAAACGCCACTAATTAGCTATCATGAACATAATAAGGCCGAACGCGGGCCGGAACTTATCGATAAATTGCTAAGCGGCCAGAATGTTGCCATCGTCAGTGATGCCGGCATGCCAGGGATATCCGACCCGGGGAGCGATTTAGTTAATTTAGCGCTCGAAGCCGGGATAAAGGTAACGCCGGTGCCTGGCGCCAACGCCGCCCTAGCAGGACTGGTCTGTTCAGGGCTTGATACACGGCTGTTCACCTTTGTGGGTTTTTTGCCAAAGACGACCAAAAAGCGCCGGGAGTTAATCAGCAAGCTAGCTGATAATCCGTACACCTTAATTTTTTATGAATCACCCCACCGCCTGAAGACTACGCTAGCTGAACTTGCTGCTGGGCTAGGTGATCGCCAAGCAGCCGCCGCGCGTGAACTTACTAAAAAATTTGAGGAATTCGTTCGCGGGTCATTGATGAGTTTGCAGCAGCATTTTGCTGAAAACCAGCCGCGCGGCGAATTTACGCTGGTTGTTGCTGGAGCTGGTGAAGAAAAAGTGCTGGAAATGGCGGCAGAGCAAGACCAACTGTCCCCGCTTGAGGAAGTGCTGAACTCGATAGCAAGAGGACAAAATAAAAAAGACGCCATCCGGACGGTGGCGCTCAAAAGGGGCATACCAAAAAGGGAAGTATATCAGGCGATTATTAAATATGAAAATACTAATCAATAAAGATTTAGATAGCTGTTTGAACCATTGATTCCATGCATTGATGGCAAATGTTTTTGCCTTTGAAGTTAGTTACTTCGTCAGCATTACCACAGAATACGCAAGCGCAAGCCGGCTCGTATTTTCGGAGAATAATGCGGTCGTTGTCTACATAGATTTCTAAAGCGTCCTTTTCTTCGATGGCAAGTGTGCGGCGCAATTCGATAGGGATTACCACCCGGCCAAGCTCGTCCACTTTTCTTACAATACCAGTCGATTTCATAAATATATATCTCCTCTCAAATCAACAATATTCGACAAAACTGTCTAACTAAATACTACCAAAGGTTACAAAGGTTGTCAACCTTTTTCTTCCATATGACATGGAAATTTCCAAATTAGGGGATATATTCTAGTAGGATACAGATGTTTTTGTCGCATACACACGAAATATGTCGAATGTGAAATGATACTAGTCGACAAAAAAAGAGTGTGAAAAACGGCGAAAGTTTACAGAGTTGAGAATAACATTGTTCTTTTCTTCCTAATTGCTGTTATGGATTAATTAAGTCAATTTTGAATTAAAAAAGCGGAAGTATATTACCGCTTTCCAAATTGAAAGGCAGGTTTAATAATGAGTAAAAAATCATTTTACATCACTACCCCTATTTATTACCCCAGTGATCGGCTGCATATTGGTCATGCCTATTGTACAACAATTGCTGATACAGTAGCGCGCTACAAGCGATTGGCCGGCTATGATGTCTTCTTTTTGACCGGCTCGGACGAGCATGGTCAGAAAATTCAGCGCAAAGCCCAGGAAAACAATGTTACACCAATTGAGTATGTTGACAAAATTGTCGCCTCATTTCAGAACCTATGGGCTAAACTTAACATTTCCAATAATGACTTTATCCGGACAACCGAACAGCGGCACCATCATGTTGTTCAGGCTATTTTTCAAAAAATCTATGACCAAGGCGACATTTACAAATCGGAATATGAGGGGTGGTATTGCACCCCTTGTGAGACCTTCTGGCTGGAGCGTCAATTAACCGACGGCAAATGTCCTGACTGCGGACGGGCTGTTGAGCTTGTTAAAGAAGAAAGCTATTTCTTTAGGATGTCGAAATATCAGGACCGACTGCTTAAATATATTGAAGAAACCCCTGACTTTATCCAACCTGTTTCCCGGCGTAACGAAATGATTAACTTTATAAAAAATGGCCTTGAAGATCTTTGTGTTTCCCGGACTACTTTTGATTGGGGCATTCCCGTGCCCTTTGATACCAAACATGTAGTTTACGTATGGTTTGATGCGCTGGTCAATTATATAACAGCCGCCGGCTACCTAGACGACCGTGAGAAATTTGCAAAGTTCTGGCCGGCCGATGTACATTTAGTCGGTAAAGAAATTGTCCGCTTTCATTCCATCATCTGGCCGGTAATTCTGATGGCTCTTGACCTGCCACTGCCTAAGCAGGTATACGGTCATGGCTGGCTGGTTGTAGAAGGCGATAAGATGTCTAAATCTAAGGGTAATGTTATCGACCCGCTCGGTCTAATCGAGGAATTCGGCGCAGATGCGATAAGATATTATCTGCTGCGTGAGATTACGCTTGGCATGGACGGTAACTTCTCGCGCGAAGCCTTGATTAACCGAATAAATGCTGATCTTGCCAACGATTTGGGCAACCTGCTACACCGTACCCTTAATATGGTCGGCCGGTTTAATAACGGCGTTATTGAACAGCCGGGCGAATGTGATTCAATTGATCAGGAGCTTGTCAAATTGGCTCGCGAAACTGGCGCCATGTACGAAAAAATGATGGAAAGCATGGATATTAACGGCGCTATCAAACAGGTTTGGACGCTTGTCAGCCGCACTAATAAATATATCGACGAGACGGCTCCCTGGGCTTTGGCCAAAGATCCGGCCAAGAAGGACCGCCTAAACACAGTGCTTTACAACCTTGCTGAAACGCTTCGCATTGTTGCTGTCCTTATTTCGCCGTTTATGCCTGTTACGGCGCCTAAGATTTGGGATCAGCTTGGTTTAACAGGTTTTGATCAAGCCGCGCTCAAAGATGCTCAAGGCTGGGGCCGTCTGCCGGCAGGCACTAAAGTCAATAAGGCGGAGCCGATTTTTCCGCGGATTGAAGATAAACCTGCTGAAGAGACGCCGAAAACAGCTGCTGCCGCACCGCAGCCTAAAGCTGAAGTTAAGGCTGAACAGCCGGTCGATCAAGGTATGCCAGAAATCACCATTGATGAGTTTGCCAAAATGGATTTACGGGTCGTTAAAGTAGTAGCGGCCGAAAAGGTAAAGGGCGCCGATAAACTATTGATGCTTACCGTTGACCTTGGTACCGAACAGCGGACAATTGTTTCGGGAATTGCAAAGCATTATGCGCCCGAAGAACTTGTCGGACAGAATGTTGTCATGATTATCAATCTAAAGCCGGCCAAAATTCGCGGTATCGTTTCGCGCGGCATGGTTCTTGCTGCCTCCTGCGATGACAAGCTCAAAGTGGTGTCGGTACCTGATATGCCAGCTGGTAGCAAGGTGAAGTAAGATGCTGTTCGATTCGCACGCTCACCTAGATAATGTCCGGTTTAATGATGACCTGGAAGAAGTAATCAAACGAGCCCGGGAGAATGGTGTCACAGGAATTATTAATGCCGGGGCTTGTATGGAGTCGTCGGCCGCCTCAATCAGGCTGGCTGAGCAGTATGACAGTATCTATGCCGCAGTTGGGGTTCATCCACATGACGTTAAAGATATAAAGCCTGGGGACTACGATCAGCTGGCAGAATGGACGAAGCATCCTAAGGTTGTGGCAATTGGCGAAATCGGTTTGGATTATTACTACAACCACTCCCCCAAGGAAGTTCAGCATCAAGCATTGATTGCCCAGATTGATGTTGCTCGGCAGACCGGTATGCCGATAATTATTCATGACCGCGATGCCCACGGCGATGTCTTGCAGATAATCAAAAAAGAAGCAAAAGGACTGACTGGCGTTTTTCATTGCTTCTCAGGCAGTATGGAAATGATGCGGGAAGTTGTGGCAATGGGTTTTTATGCAGCTTTCGGCGGCTCAGTTACCTTTAAGAATGCTGCAAAGCTTCCCGCTATCGCGGCAGCTGTTCCGCTGGAGCGGCTGCTCTTAGAGACCGATTGCCCGTATCTGACGCCGGAGCCAAAACGCGGCCGCCGTAACGAACCTGCTCATGTTAAATACGTTGCAGAGTATATTGCTAAGCTTAGAAATATGGAATTTACCGCGCTGGCAGAGGCCACGACGGATAATGCGAAAAGGCTGTTTGGGATAGACTAGCTTGAAATTAGGCTTGTGGATATTCACGTAACTTGTGGCGAATAACCTAAAAGAGGAATAAGTTGGAAAGAGGGAGAATATTTTAAAAGGTATTCTCCCTCTTTCTAATTCCCATTTCTTAAACAAATGCATAAAAAAGGTAAATATGGGTAAACTTTGATTATCATCCGATTATATATGATATTTGACAAATTCCAACTATAGTGGTAATATATATAATCGTGTTTCGAAGGGAGGGTTGTCATGACCATTTTCTCACCGCAAACGGTGCAGGGCAGACGAAAAATATTACTTATTGCTGCCTTAATTATCACCGTTATTCTAGTCACTGGTTTTGCTTGGGCACATAAAGAAGTAAACATAGTAGTAGATGGATCACATATAACAGTCAATACAATGAAATTTCGGCCAGGCGCTGTTCTTGAGCAGGCTGGCGTAGTCTTGGCGGATAAAGATGAATATCGTTTATCGACAGCAAGGCTGCAGAATGGGACAACGATTGAGGTGTTTCGTGCCGTCCCGGTAAAGGTTACATATCAAGGCAAGGAAGAGACAATTGTAACAGGCAAACCAACAGTAGGTGAACTGGCCGCCAGTTTGGGAATTTTGAAGCCAAACATTAAGCTTGAGCCAGGGGCCGAGACCAAAATCCAGGCTG is a genomic window containing:
- a CDS encoding TatD family hydrolase; the protein is MLFDSHAHLDNVRFNDDLEEVIKRARENGVTGIINAGACMESSAASIRLAEQYDSIYAAVGVHPHDVKDIKPGDYDQLAEWTKHPKVVAIGEIGLDYYYNHSPKEVQHQALIAQIDVARQTGMPIIIHDRDAHGDVLQIIKKEAKGLTGVFHCFSGSMEMMREVVAMGFYAAFGGSVTFKNAAKLPAIAAAVPLERLLLETDCPYLTPEPKRGRRNEPAHVKYVAEYIAKLRNMEFTALAEATTDNAKRLFGID